From the genome of Xiphophorus couchianus chromosome 6, X_couchianus-1.0, whole genome shotgun sequence, one region includes:
- the LOC114145880 gene encoding complement factor H-like: MGMRCLQLVLLLWVPGLLQAQGPQPCSAPSLNAGFLLSVQESYPHGTKISYSCNDGYKAEGRGWWGTSTCFNGLWFGIPVCIKNPPTCREPPRISNAAIINQDFQDVFTQDTEVVYQCKDGYTTKEGATKKSVFCRAGVWTDVPTCAPTAGPGSKDNVSIDNCGEIPHVPNGNPEPQEQQRSLKYTCQNFYKLVGPDTVVCHRGGTWSEVPKCKEDFCLLDTTKYPDLINSGNTFIRNGDTEYPRCVDKWTLKNYAVVRCIEGNLSVSRCCNWAKINFGAC, encoded by the exons ATGGGGATGAGGTGTCTTCAATTAGTTCTTCTGCTTTGGGTTCCTGGACTGCTGCAAG CTCAAGGTCCACAGCCTTGCAGCGCTCCGAGCCTGAATGCAGGTTTTCTTCTCTCGGTGCAGGAATCATATCCTCATGGAACAAAGATCAGTTATTCCTGCAATGATGGATACAAAGCAGAAGGAAGAGGCTGGTGGGGAACAAGCACATGTTTCAATGGTTTATGGTTTGGTATCCCAGTCTGTATTA AAAATCCTCCTACCTGCCGCGAGCCTCCAAGAATATCCAATGCCGCCATAATTAATCAGGATTTTCAGGATGTATTTACTCAAGACACAGAAGTGGTGTATCAGTGTAAGGATGGATATACAACAAAGGAAGGAGCCACCAAGAAATCTGTCTTCTGTAGAGCTGGAGTTTGGACAGACGTCCCAACATGTG CACCTACTGCCGGACCCGGATCAAAGGACAATGTATCCA TCGATAATTGTGGAGAGATCCCTCATGTTCCAAACGGGAATCCTGAGCCACAGGAGCAGCAACGTTCTTTGAAATACACGTGTCAGAACTTTTACAAGTTAGTGGGTCCTGACACTGTGGTGTGTCACAGAGGTGGCACGTGGTCCGAAGTCCCCAAATGTAAAG agGATTTCTGTCTTCTGGACACTACAAAGTATCCTGACCTAATAAATTCTGGCAATACATTTATCAGAAATGGGGACACAGAGTACCCGAGATGTGTTGATAAATGGACGCTTAAAAATTACGCTGTGGTTCGGTGCATTGAAGGGAATCTCAGTGTATCCAGAT gttgCAACTGGGCCAAGATAAACTTT GGTGCATGCTGA